One segment of Fusarium oxysporum f. sp. lycopersici 4287 chromosome 7, whole genome shotgun sequence DNA contains the following:
- a CDS encoding thiamine pyrophosphokinase translates to MASKSFEWRPAKLLQDYNIGQDFALLILNQPLKNGVNLRKLWKNSSVRVAADGGANRLHKLSSFHGKYSNLQLIIGDLDSLTSQVRDFYSSQPSPATVIHDADQESTDFAKAINWIRKEYPEGIDIVALGGIGGRVDQGLSQLHHLYLFQNDPDYATGRLFLLSGSSLTFLLKAGSHQIQVREEGEEDVFGKHVGIIPLKEAANITTKGFEWDVENWHSEIGGKLSTSNHILPESQVVSVTTDKDVLFTVALKEGDGDDE, encoded by the exons ATGGCGTCCAAATCTTTCGAATGGCGACCGGCAAAGCTGCTCCAGGACTATAACATAGGCCAGGACTTTGCGCTGCTCATTCTAAACCAGCCGTTGAAGAACGGCGTCAATTTGCGCAAGCTCTGGAAGAACT CTTCTGTGAGAGTAGCCGCAGATGGTGGAGCGAATCGTCTACACAAGCTGTCGTCTTTCCACGGCAAATAT TCTAACCTTCAACTCATCATTGGCGACCTCGATTCTCTCACCTCACAAGTCCGCGATTTCTACTCATCGCAACCCTCCCCTGCGACCGTCATCCACGACGCTGACCAAGAGTCGACCGACTTCGCAAAGGCTATCAACTGGATTCGCAAAGAATACCCCGAAGGCATCGACATCGTCGCACTTGGGGGTATCGGGGGCCGTGTCGACCAGGGTCTTTCTCAGCTTCACCACCTGTACCTTTTCCAAAACGACCCCGATTATGCGACAGGTCgactctttcttctctccgGCTCAAGTTTGACATTCCTGCTTAAGGCTGGCAGCCATCAGATCCAGGTCCgagaggagggagaggaagatgtCTTCGGCAAGCACGTTGGTATCATCCCTCTCAAAGAGGCTGCCAACATTACGACAAAGGGTTTCGAGTGGGACGTCGAGAACTGGCATTCTGAGATCGGTGGCAAGCTGAGCACTAGCAATCATATCCTGCCCGAGTCACAAGTCGTGTCAGTGACGACGGACAAGGATGTACTGTTCACAGTAGCACTAAAAGAAGGCGACGGCGATGACGAGTAG
- a CDS encoding thiamine pyrophosphokinase, with the protein MFDILLILQSNLQLIIGDLDSLTSQVRDFYSSQPSPATVIHDADQESTDFAKAINWIRKEYPEGIDIVALGGIGGRVDQGLSQLHHLYLFQNDPDYATGRLFLLSGSSLTFLLKAGSHQIQVREEGEEDVFGKHVGIIPLKEAANITTKGFEWDVENWHSEIGGKLSTSNHILPESQVVSVTTDKDVLFTVALKEGDGDDE; encoded by the coding sequence ATGTTCGACATTTTGCTGATTCTACAGTCTAACCTTCAACTCATCATTGGCGACCTCGATTCTCTCACCTCACAAGTCCGCGATTTCTACTCATCGCAACCCTCCCCTGCGACCGTCATCCACGACGCTGACCAAGAGTCGACCGACTTCGCAAAGGCTATCAACTGGATTCGCAAAGAATACCCCGAAGGCATCGACATCGTCGCACTTGGGGGTATCGGGGGCCGTGTCGACCAGGGTCTTTCTCAGCTTCACCACCTGTACCTTTTCCAAAACGACCCCGATTATGCGACAGGTCgactctttcttctctccgGCTCAAGTTTGACATTCCTGCTTAAGGCTGGCAGCCATCAGATCCAGGTCCgagaggagggagaggaagatgtCTTCGGCAAGCACGTTGGTATCATCCCTCTCAAAGAGGCTGCCAACATTACGACAAAGGGTTTCGAGTGGGACGTCGAGAACTGGCATTCTGAGATCGGTGGCAAGCTGAGCACTAGCAATCATATCCTGCCCGAGTCACAAGTCGTGTCAGTGACGACGGACAAGGATGTACTGTTCACAGTAGCACTAAAAGAAGGCGACGGCGATGACGAGTAG
- a CDS encoding mitochondrial intermembrane space import and assembly protein 40 codes for MYRTTMRSASRPVIASLRSNTIRAAPRRFNSTATPADKSRSWKSSVARLGLAFGAVYYYNTSPIFADEAISKTVPAPAAFSDDDLPTVDSVLEEKRKQIRAKSEKPAESSKPSEPQQSNTQAAAADGSPAALEEEADQQGAFNPETGEINWDCPCLGGMAHGPCGEEFKTAFSCFVYSTEEPKGMDCIEKFQGMQECFKKYPEIYGAELADDEEGAPTPDFGDEQPAPDARKAPATDKAPVTEFKSLPEDSSAAAEPDQQATPRATSNEAEKEALVNRSRNVQDVATPIEKPHNPELWQDMHKTEVPVKEVFVEPSQAHDATAANAEIKIIEQEKEAKKKAEKKQ; via the exons ATGTATCGTACCACTATGCGATCGGCCTCGAGGCCTGTAATTGCCAGCTTGCGCTCGAACACGATCCGCGCAGCCCCTCGACGTTTTAACTCGACAGCTACTCCCGCCGACAAGTCCCGATCATGGAAGAGCTCTGTAGCACGATTGGGTCTGGCTTTCGGTGCTGTCTATTACTATAACACAAGTCCCATCTTTGCTGATGAGGCTATCT CAAAAACGGTTCCCGCACCCGCTGCCTTCTCCGATGATGACCTCCCCACCGTTGACTCCGTCCTCGAGGAGAAGCGCAAACAGATCAGGGCCAAGAGCGAGAAGCCCGCCGAGTCATCAAAACCCTCCGAGCCTCAACAGTCCAATACTCAAGCCGCTGCCGCCGATGGATCGCCTGCTGCCTTAGAAGAGGAGGCCGACCAGCAAGGCGCTTTCAACCCCGAGACTGGAGAGATCAACTGGGACTGCCCTTGCTTGGGTGGTATGGCCCACGGCCCCTGCGGCGAGGAGTTCAAGACTGCGTTCAGCTGCTTTGTGTACTCGACCGAGGAGCCCAAGGGTATGGACTGTATCGAGAAGTTCCA GGGCATGCAAGAGTGCTTTAAGAAATACCCAGAAATCTACGGCGCTGAGCTCGctgatgacgaggagggtGCTCCCACTCCCGATTTTGGCGATGAGCAGCCCGCCCCCGACGCTCGCAAGGCTCCTGCTACCGACAAGGCCCCCGTTACCGAATTCAAGTCCCTCCCCGAAGATTCCTCTGCCGCAGCTGAGCCCGATCAACAAGCCACTCCCCGAGCGACTTCCAATGAAGCCGAGAAGGAAGCCCTCGTTAACAGATCCCGAAATGTTCAGGATGTCGCTACCCCCATAGAGAAGCCACACAACCCAGAATTGTGGCAGGATATGCACAAGACCGAGGTCCCCGTAAAGGAGGTTTTCGTTGAGCCTTCACAGGCGCATGATGCTACTGCTGCCAatgctgagatcaagattattgagcaggagaaggaagctaagaagaaggccgagaagaagcagtAG